The region TCGCCCGATTTTGTCGTGTCCCTGCATGTCCTGCTACTTGGCGCTGGCTTGTCGCCTCCGGGCGTTGTGAGTGTGAGGAGGATAACGAGAGTGGTGAACGTGGGTGTAATCGGCTGCGGCAACTGGGGGAAGAACTACGTCAGAAACTTCTCCGAGATTCCCGAGGCGAAACTAGTGACGTGTTGCGACACAAATCACGCCAGGCTCATGGCCATCCGAGAGAGATACCCGTTGGTGAAACTGACCAAGTCTTTTCAGACCGTGGCGTCAGACCCGAAGATAGATGCGGTGGTCGTTGCAACTCCTCCGGAGACGCACTATGCGATAGCCCGCGCTTGCCTGCTTCGCGGAAAGCACGTCCTAGTGGAGAAGCCGTTCACCCTGTCCTCGGAGGACGCGGATCATTTGGTTGACATAGCGACCAAGGCGGGCAAGGTCCTCATGGTCGGGCACATAATGGACTATCACCCCGCGCTGCGAGTGGTGAAGGATTATGTTGCAGCGGGCGAGCTGGGCAAGGTGTACTACTTGCACGCTACGCGGACAAGCCTCGGAATAGTGCGGGAAGACGTGAGCGTCTTGTGGGATAAGGCTCCGCACGACATCGCCACCCTCCTTTACCTGCTGGAAGACGAGCCCGTGAGCGTCGCCGCCACAGGCGAGGCCTACGTGAACGACGGCATAGAAGACGTGGCGTTCGTCACGATCAGATTCTCCTCAGGCGTGATGGCCAACATTCACCTGAGCTGGCTTGACCCATGCAAAGCGAGCAGGACCACGATAATCGGCGAGAAGAAGATGATAGTGTTCGACGACGCCGAGACGCTCGAGAAGGTGAAGGTGTACAACAAGGGCGTGAACCGCCGCCGCGACTTTACGAAGAAACCTGAGGGCGGCACCCACCCGAATGGAGTGGCGGAAGGATCGGACAGCGTCGGGGACGCTACGAACGGTGTGGACACGCTGAACGGGTTCTCGGGCTTTCAGTACACGTTCACGTACGGGGACGTGTACATTCCGAAGCTGAAGATGAGCGAGCCTTTGCGGAACGAGTGCCTTCACTTCCTCGAGTGTATCCGCGAAGGCAAACGCCCCCTCACGGACGGCGTCAACGGTGCGAAGGTGGTCCGCGTGCTGGAGAGAGCTGAGGAGTCGCTTCGGCGCGGGGGCGAATACGTGCCCATAGACTCCAGTGTTGCAGCGGCAGGCGCCAGGGAGGGGTTC is a window of Bacillota bacterium DNA encoding:
- a CDS encoding Gfo/Idh/MocA family oxidoreductase — protein: MVNVGVIGCGNWGKNYVRNFSEIPEAKLVTCCDTNHARLMAIRERYPLVKLTKSFQTVASDPKIDAVVVATPPETHYAIARACLLRGKHVLVEKPFTLSSEDADHLVDIATKAGKVLMVGHIMDYHPALRVVKDYVAAGELGKVYYLHATRTSLGIVREDVSVLWDKAPHDIATLLYLLEDEPVSVAATGEAYVNDGIEDVAFVTIRFSSGVMANIHLSWLDPCKASRTTIIGEKKMIVFDDAETLEKVKVYNKGVNRRRDFTKKPEGGTHPNGVAEGSDSVGDATNGVDTLNGFSGFQYTFTYGDVYIPKLKMSEPLRNECLHFLECIREGKRPLTDGVNGAKVVRVLERAEESLRRGGEYVPIDSSVAAAGAREGFMAKARLFWKGLGF